The Sabethes cyaneus chromosome 3, idSabCyanKW18_F2, whole genome shotgun sequence DNA window tgcCATGTCAGGTGTCAGCAACCTCTATTGATATAGACCTttccatttatgtgtgtattggtgcttgaaaatgaggcaacaGGCATCAGctcttccccaaaatgaggcaaatatcatgtatatacacgcgtattccgtgttcgctagtgtgggtgcttgagttgtcagaaagctctattgaaacagtgaacagctttgtaaaagttacactgacgCACGCTGACGTTATCACGAATATTGGTtttcacaattaatttttatgtcAACCGCTGATTTTTGCTGATGCATTGAAATTTCATCATTTTTgcgatacaaataaaaaccaaaaacggtGAAGTTGTCGGTCTATTCACTGTAATTTGAAATTTAAGGTGGATTCTGAAAATAATATCGCAGTCTCACGGATGACAAAAAACACAgatagaatcacagatcgacggtcggcacttctcagacattatcgacatcTGATCGTATCGAAGCGCTAATGTTAACTCGGATCACTAACTATCTAGTGATGCGCTAagaactctccgttgtgaacaacattgcGGAGCATTCACTCGAAGGTGCGCTGCCGGAAAAGGACGAGTTGGAACGCCATCAAAACAGTCATTGGCAGTGTAACGGAGATCTCCATCGGGCATAtggcacggaatcagcggaacgactggtttgacgatgattgtaggagggtgattgatgaggagaacgctgcgcgagcGACCAAGATGCGCAATGcaacacgtcagaacgtggaaagacacaaacagaaaagGATGCAGCGCTACGTGTAAGAGCTGGAATATGCAgaattggagcggctgcatcgttctcaggaaatgtgaaagttctaccagaaactgaactgatcccgcaaaggttttgtgccacaagccgaaatgtgtcgggataagaatggcagtattctgacgaacGATCGTGAGgggaccgataggtggaagcagtacttcGACGAGCACCTGAATGGTGCCTATAGGCGGAGAatcatggcggcggggaaaacgTTATCGACGGttcaacaaacggggaagaggtgccagccccaacgataggcgaagttaggAAGGCCATCATGCACCTACAAAACAACAAGTCagttgggaaagatggcatccgAGCAGAGCTTGTTATTATGGAACCAGAGAAGCTTGCCGTTTGCATGCACCGTTTGCCAATTATTGGAATTTGGAACACCGGAGGAGTGTAAAggtggggttatctgcccgatcgataaaaagggcgacaagttggactgtgagaactatcgagcgatctcCGTTCTCAAtgtcgcctataaagtgctgtcccaaatcactTTCCgacgactatcaccaattgcgaacagcttTTAGGAAACTTATTAAGCCGGCATCGtagaaggtcggtctacaacggatcaaatactgcggtagatcctccaaaatggccgtgaatacagagttcccgcgCACCAGtggttcgttgacttcaaagccgcatatgataccatcgaccggaaagagctatagaaaatcatGAACAAGAACAGTTtctccaggaagctcatcaaactgattaaaaatcaacgatggatggtacacagtgctgtgttcggatttcgggtggattgtcaagttcattcgaatcacacagaggacttcgtcaaggtgatggtctctcatgcctgctgctCAACATAGCACTaccaaggtgttatgaaccgagcggatatcaacacgcggggcatgaTCTTCAACTTCAACTGATGTGCCATCAATAATGTCTTCCTCTTCTTCCACACCTCTTTAAACCTCATTGAGCATGCAACACCCGCAACACCGTCAAAGTCAACACGTCAACACGAATTTAAAAGTCAacgcaaaatatttattttcttcttcttctaattaaaagtaaaaataataacACCCGAGGCGAATGTCACAGTTAAAAGTGTATAATAAATTGAGTTATTTAGTTTTTCTGTTTAACACGCTGTTCTATTGCCGTAAAAATGGATAAATATTGTCGAGTTTGTGCCCGCTCGGACGAGTTTAAAGAATTTCCCCTTGAAACCGTTTCCCaaataagcgatgttcgaaTAGATGACATGCTAATCTATTGTACGCAACTGGAGGTAAGCAGAAAATCTGCTTCACCCCACTGATGGATCATAATTTACTGGTTGATTAGTTATAAGGCTGAAAAGAAACTCTCTATTCCAGGTCACCATCGCCGATAATCTGCCACAGCAGATATGTGCCGAGTGCTTAACGGTCCTTAACTCGGCTTTCACATTTCGGAGAATGTGCTTTCACTCGGACAGtagttttcgcaaaatgatagaGGATGTTATGGCCGAAACGGAAGAGATGGTCGTGCCACCCGATGAGCAGGATGTTTTAATACCAATGACTTCGGCTAACTTCTCCGAGATATGCATAAAGCAGGAAAATCTAGCCACGGAAGATTTCTTCGACTCGATTGTAGCCGGCGCCGAGCTAGAAGATCTGCCAGCACCTTATCAGATGCTACACGATGAACCGGCGGAAATGGTTCAGTCTGGCGCGAGGAAAAGGAAAGAATACCATGCATTCGTTTGTGATACCTGCAATTACTCGACGAGCAATCGTTTCAACTTTAATCGCCATCAAAAAACGATGAACCACTCGGGCAGCAGAGTGGTTTCTCTGTCCAAACCCGTTCAAAGCTCCCGACGAAAGCGTAAGATGAAGATGGGCAGGATTATTCAGTATAACAAAAAGTTCACATGTGAAGATTGTGGATACCAAAATGACAACCAGTTCAACTACAAGCGACATCTTACTTCGGGAAAGCAtttgaaaaattcttttttACGCTTAAATCCAGGCACGCTAAAGATGTACTTTCAGTGTgatttttgcaacaaaaacTGCCTGAAACGTCACGCAGGGTGTAAAAGATTGGTAAGTTTGCTTATTCCTATTGTGGGAAACGATTgtaatggtttaaattttattcTTCTAAGTGTTATTTTGCTGAGGGAGTTCCGCCTGAATGCTTTGGTTTTGTTCCTCGACGAGTGATACAGGACACTCTTGAAATAGCAAAATTGACCCTGGAAAATGGATCGGTTGGTGGTCTTTGCAATCTtgattttaattcattttagCTCATTTGAGTATGTATAATTTTAGCCAATATTCACGACTGACAACGCGAACCAACAGAGTGATGCAGAATGTAATCGGCCACCTCTTAAGTTGATAGAATTGGTTATAGATTTTGTGCATTGCTATGCAATATCTGTGCATGGTTTTCGTTGCTGCAAATGCAGCGTGTTTTTCGCAAACCCAGGCGCACTAAAGAAGCACCGGAGTGTAAAGCACCCTGTTCGGCGCATTTCAGGGGATACAGTTAATCAGTGCGGTAGGTGTTATCATCCTTTCCTTAGTGATGAGAGCTTCCAGTACCATAAACAGTTGGAGCATTCGAAATGGTTGATATTTTGTATTGCCTGTCAAGTAATGCTAGCCGGTAACACCGCCTGGAACGCCCACAGTCATTTTCATCATGGCAAAAAAACATCGTTCGGTAGCTTCGAGATGATTGTTGTCGGTGAGAAGTTTAGATGCTGTAGCTGCGATTATATCTTGGATAGTCAAGAAGCATTGGAAACACACCAAACAGAAGTACACTTTCCCGACTGGCAGAATAGTCTCGATTCGTTAGAGTTGCACGAGTGTGAGAAGTGTTTCAAACAATTCGCTACGGTCAAACAACTGGCTAGTCATGTCGAGTTGCGAATGTCTAAAAGGCTGTACCGTTGTTTGACTCCCAGCTGCCGAATGGAATTTAAAAGTGAGCAAGAAGTCTCGCTCCATGCAAATAATTGCTTCAAGCAAGAGCCTACAGCTAATGTAAGCGAAAACCAACAGATCGATCGAAAAATGCCTCCATTGGTGAAATATTCTTATAATCAGTGCGGAATGACAGCGGACACTGATCAATTAAACGAGGGACATATATTTTCGGAAGTGCAATTAATTACGCACGAAAGTACCGAACAGTACAGTGAATTGAATCGCGCGATAGCTAAGTCACCAAGtcttacaaataataaaaatccaaCTGATGAGACAGACGAGCATGAAGGTGGCGAAGAAAATTCAACAAAGAAACAGAGAACGGTACCAGTGGAGAAACAAAAATGCAATCAATGCGGCAAGCGTTGTCCAAATGCAAATGCTCTCAAATTGCACGTACTAAAATCCCACTCCAAGCTCAAATTCATGTGCACAACCTGTGGAAAATGCTACAAAGACAGGCGCACACTAATAAGGCACAAAAGCATCCACAACAACTTTCTCCGATTCCAGTGCTCTCGATGTCCGTTCAAGACAAGCTCGCAGGGATTTCTACGTGTCCATTCGCTCAAGTGTCACTCGAAGCGACGCAAAACGGAGCCCTCCACCGTCGGATCGACCTGATAGTTGGTCTAGTTTTCAAACTTCGAAATTGTTCGAAACCCAACCGGGAAACAGTTTTGATCCGGCAAGTATTAGAAAGAACACAAATGATAGTCTTCGAAGAGCGAGCCAGCTTTCGGCGTGGTTCATTTTCGATGATACGTTTTAGGTTGAACCATTTCCACCAGGTGTAGGTAGGTTTTTTTTTAACTAACCCATGATGAACCAGATCGGAAATCATTAGTCAAGTGGGGGTTTAACTTTGATATGGAAGTCTCTGATTTTCCAGTGGAGCGTACTACAAACATGCCTGAGCTAAGTAGGATAATTTAGATACAACGGCGTAATGATTGAAAATCACAGCATGCAAGAGTTCTATGTGGTATGACCACACTAAAGGGTATTCCAAAATGAGGTTGATTTTTAATCTTTTCATAGAACACAAGTACAAATGTAACCGGTCTATCAAAGTCCACATAAGAAAAAAGCCGCTCTACTCATTTGAGCCCTTTTTCTAAATGTCCTCAAAAACTTAGTCCTATTCTGTATTCCATCGGACTGGTACATTCCAATGAAATGTTAAAGAGCAAATTAGATAGCCCTCCTAACTACCTAACAGCATAAACGTGTCCGATATTTTAGCCTTCGTATCAGCTAATCAGCTTTGTTAGAAAACTATAAGCTGCTAAACCACAATTCAATTCGCTTGACTGAATCGTGCGCAGCCTTGAAGTCCACGAAACTCGTCAACAGTTTTCCTACAGTAACTTCGGTAACAGCTGCACTTGAATTTGAATCGATGGACTTGTTTTTAGATAGGGCATATGAGTATGATTCTTGCCAGTTCATTCCTTTGGAAGTTTGActttaattttcaaaagttcAGTAGGGAGGCTgcccttcccagcagccttgtcgcttttcagtgctagcagattttttttaactCGTCCTAAGTTCGAGGATCCAGAGATTGTCTATCAGCCTAATGCATTGGCATTTCGTTGACCAGGTCCAGCTCCTGATTCCAACTCTGTTCTTCCCactcactcactggaagtggttgcGATAGGATTAATtaattactttactttagtggcgatgGTCCGTTATGGATTCTGCGCCGAataaattatggtcctccagtactgtcgatcCTGAGCTGCCGTTCGCCAATCCTCTCGAAATCTAtgacctcttcctggttctctgcagAAAATAGTTTTAGCTGCTCTTCCGTCGTGCATTCTGGTTACGCACTCAGCTCCTCGCAGCCTGCTACATTATACTACTTTCATTATTTCAGCatgtttgtatacttgatacagctcgtggcgCATGCGTCTGCGCCATGCTTCATTTTCCATGGAGGCCTAAAAGCCTTTTCTACTGCGgcgaaagtaggcttgatttccagcttgaatgcgttgaATCTCCATACTCGTATTATTattggcggtgaccagagatcccaaatatacgaattctaCAAgctcttccagttcatcgccgtccaAAGTCACTGTCCATGAGAAGCATACGTTacttttggtttttgacgcattgatttgcaacCCTATACTCctagcctccgccgtcccaaggtttctagtaatgatgtcgacgtcgtctgcgaagactaggAGGGGCTACTCTTGCTAGAGATACCCACTCGCCGGAtcataccttcaatagcgatattcaaTAACATACAAGACGTCCATCCCTCTGCGCAATTCGAAAGGACCTGAGGGTgttcccgaaacgcgcacgtaacacatcactcgccccagggtagctttgatcagccgcgttagtttgtccggaaaaccgtattcgtgcagctgtttgcgttcaacagtatcgtatgctgctccgAAATTCACGAAAgtatgatacgtgggcacgtaCTCTcggcatttctggaggatttgtcggagagtgaaaatttaatccgtagtagcacgggccgcCATAAAACCTGCctgatactgtcctacgaattattttgctattggggatagacaacgGCCGCAAATTTAAAACTTAACCTTAAATTGGAAATTCTTTTAGTTTTATAAAATCCATTCAAGCGACATCCAGTAGAATGTAAAACATTCGAATGAATTTCAAATGAAGTACTCAAACAATACTTGTAATTTGTGTATTGGTATGACCCAATATTtcaagagaaaaacgaaaatataTCTATACGATggcagtgaaaaatgaaaacttttgtAAGAGTATAATAGCTTTGTACATATAGATGCATGATTGTATTTTATTTAGTTCAAATAGCATAAAACATGTATTCGTTTATGTAAATAAAAAGCAGGCAGACTGCCTAATTATTACGAAAATATTAATAGGATTTTggacttttttttatcaatggTTATGGACGCTCTAGAATTACGGTTAATCTAGGCTTGAACCTAGAACATTAGATGAGCTAAAATTACTTACAAATTGACTGTGTGCTCATTTCAGGTTCTATCACTTATTCACTCACCAACCAACCAAACCATAAAGgctaaataataattttatgtGTTTGGCATCTAAAATGCACAAACTGTTTTAAAATcacagagaaatatttgaaaaaatccaCGTGCATCGCAGTGTACTTCGATCGATCATGTCAGCAAATCCAGTAGGACAAACGTCAAAAATGTTATgaacgtttttttgtttttgttgtttgtgATCAGAAAACAAGATAATAATTTAAGGCTGAGGCTcgcatttaatttttatttcagcacTTACCGCTCTTATGGTTACGAATATTTCGAAACGTATTATCGTAAAGCATTAAGCTTGCTTGTTGCAAATGCATTTTCCAAATAAATAGTAACTTATGTTAAACCGAGATTTTTACCATTCAAGCGGCTGGTCCTTCCTTTTTGCCGCTCTTTTTGTCTTTCTTGGTTTGTGCAGCAGCTGCCTCTAGTTCAATCGGAGCCGGCTTCACAAAAGGAATTTCATCTCGATACCTTTCTGGCATGTACTTCTTCAGTGGTTCCGGAACCTGCAATAAAACGTAGCGCATAATTTGAGCTTCTAACCTATCACCATCAAAAAATCTTTTACCTTAACCCCGGTTTCGGTTTGGTGCGTCTCCAGAATAGCACAAATCACACGTGTTGTGGCGCACATGGTAGCGTTAAGCATGTGCACGAAATCTACGGCGGCATTCATCTTTTTGGTTTGACCGTAACGCACCAGTAATCTTCGCGCTTGATAGTCCAGACAGTTGCTGCAGGATACCAGCTCCCTAAATGCACCAGAACCGGCAAACCAGGCTTCCAAGTCAAGTTTTTTCGAAGCCGCGTGATTCAATGCTCCAGAAACAATATTCACAATGCGATAAGGAATTTCCAGGGACTGGCAAAATTGTTCCGAGTTAGCTATCATTTCGTTCATCAT harbors:
- the LOC128742494 gene encoding zinc finger protein 431-like yields the protein MDKYCRVCARSDEFKEFPLETVSQISDVRIDDMLIYCTQLEVTIADNLPQQICAECLTVLNSAFTFRRMCFHSDSSFRKMIEDVMAETEEMVVPPDEQDVLIPMTSANFSEICIKQENLATEDFFDSIVAGAELEDLPAPYQMLHDEPAEMVQSGARKRKEYHAFVCDTCNYSTSNRFNFNRHQKTMNHSGSRVVSLSKPVQSSRRKRKMKMGRIIQYNKKFTCEDCGYQNDNQFNYKRHLTSGKHLKNSFLRLNPGTLKMYFQCDFCNKNCLKRHAGCKRLCYFAEGVPPECFGFVPRRVIQDTLEIAKLTLENGSPIFTTDNANQQSDAECNRPPLKLIELVIDFVHCYAISVHGFRCCKCSVFFANPGALKKHRSVKHPVRRISGDTVNQCGRCYHPFLSDESFQYHKQLEHSKWLIFCIACQVMLAGNTAWNAHSHFHHGKKTSFGSFEMIVVGEKFRCCSCDYILDSQEALETHQTEVHFPDWQNSLDSLELHECEKCFKQFATVKQLASHVELRMSKRLYRCLTPSCRMEFKSEQEVSLHANNCFKQEPTANVSENQQIDRKMPPLVKYSYNQCGMTADTDQLNEGHIFSEVQLITHESTEQYSELNRAIAKSPSLTNNKNPTDETDEHEGGEENSTKKQRTVPVEKQKCNQCGKRCPNANALKLHVLKSHSKLKFMCTTCGKCYKDRRTLIRHKSIHNNFLRFQCSRCPFKTSSQGFLRVHSLKCHSKRRKTEPSTVGST